TATAGGTATAGTTGCAGAATATAACGGAAACAATAACAAATCAACAAATCCTGTAGGAGGAAAACAACCTAACGAACTTGGTATTTATGATATGACAGGTAATGTTTGGGAGTGGTGCAGTGATAGGTATGCAGATAATTATTACAATAATTGTCCTAGTAATAATCCTAAGGGTCCTAATTCGGGCTCTTACCGCGTTCTTCGTGGTGGTAGTTGGTCCGATTTCGCGGGGAATTGTCATGTTACCTTTCGGCACTACTACTTCCCCGATATTGAGAATTACAGTCTCCCTGGTTACATGAATGACACCTTCGGTTTCCGTATTGTTAGGTCAAAATAGTATGGCATGTCTCAATATGAATCTGTTTAACAAAAGAGGTAATTTATGAAAGTGATATTTGAAGCTAAAGATTTAGTTAAAGAATTCAAAAGGCTAATGAAATCTTATAATGAATTTTATTGGTCAACAGCTTGGGCAGGTATTGATAGTTTAGTATACAAAGATCTTATTCTAAATAAACATAAAATAAAAAAAATTGTAGTTGGAATTCATTTTTTCCAAACTCATCCTGATTTTATATTAGAGTTTTTAGATAATAATAAAGTTAAATATGTAAAACAACCAAATGGGACTTTCCATCCAAAAATTTATTTATTCTTCAATAATACTCACAACTGGGAAATTTTAATTGGTAGTGCAAATTTCACAAAACAAGCATTCTCGATCAACACTGAAGCAGTAATGATAATGAATAATGATGATAGAAATTCTCAAGATGTTTTTAAAAACACAAAATTAGCTATA
This region of Candidatus Delongbacteria bacterium genomic DNA includes:
- a CDS encoding phospholipase D family protein produces the protein MKVIFEAKDLVKEFKRLMKSYNEFYWSTAWAGIDSLVYKDLILNKHKIKKIVVGIHFFQTHPDFILEFLDNNKVKYVKQPNGTFHPKIYLFFNNTHNWEILIGSANFTKQAFSINTEAVMIMNNDDRNSQDVFKNTKLAIDQSWSKANIFNQTELENYKKIWKNQKFKIDSLSGNYNAASKNSNSKSIHTIDINVKSWVDFVNEVYNDKIHDFKDRLNVIKL